One Prinia subflava isolate CZ2003 ecotype Zambia chromosome 8, Cam_Psub_1.2, whole genome shotgun sequence DNA window includes the following coding sequences:
- the LOC134553624 gene encoding leucine-rich repeat-containing protein 25-like, protein MGLPAAPLVLLLLLCPAAPVTPATPATTVSPCPALLPASPKEVDLSNRSRRCAELDWGPFQQHRQLVLRHNGIEALSPWARLGSGTEELDLAENRLRELPRGFFTNATALRTLHLEGNPLPAVPAAAFAPALSSLSVSCRCDVLGTVLAPCARPGLRCQCFTSGGHPFNVTEFHSRECGRGAGLAAGLAGAAAALAVLAALGAAAVRYRRRRAGAAVGEEGRGKQDPAGNLRQPRYVSRDAGSGTADVADAPDYENVFVSPGTAPAAAQGWAPGWQEQRYSPQVPLDEDYFLESTADPGDQPIYANTLGLTEDLYIIPDQ, encoded by the exons ATGGGGCTCCCCGCTGCCCCGctcgtgctgctgctgctgctgtgccccgCCGCCCCCGTGACCCCCGCGACCCCCGCGACCACCGTGTCCCCCTGCCCGGCCTTGCTGCCGGCCAGTCCCAAGGAGGTGGACCTGAGCAACAGGAGCCGCAGATGTGCCGAGCTGGACTGGGGCCCGTTCCAGCAGCACCGGCAGCTGGTGCTGCGGCACAACGGCATCGAGGCCCTGAGCCCCTGGGCCCGCCTGGGGTCCGGCACGGAGGAGCTGGACCTGGCCGAGAACCGGCTGCGGGAGCTGCCCCGTGGGTTCTTCACCAACGCCACGGCCCTGCGGACCCTGCACCTGGAGGGGAACCCCCtccccgccgtgcccgccgcCGCCTTCGCGCCCGCGCTCAGCTCGCTGTCCGTGTCCTGCCGCTGCGACGTGCTGGGCACCGTCCTGGCCCCCTGCGCCCGCCCGGGGCTCCGCTGCCAGTGCTTCACCTCCGGCGGGCATCCCTTCAACGTCACCGAGTTCCACAGCCGGGAGtgcgggcgcggcgcggggctggcggccGGGCTggccggggcggccgcggcgctgGCCGTGCTGGCGGCGCTGGGCGCTGCCGCCGTCCGGTACCGGCGGAGGAGAGCGGGGGCCGCGGTGGGAGAAGAGGGCAGGGGGAAGCAGGACCCCGCTGGAAACCTGCGGCAGCCCCGCTACGTCAGCCGGGACGCCGGGAGCGGCACCGCCGATGTCGCCGATGCCCCCGACTACGAGAACGTCTTCGTGAGCCCTGGCACGGCCCCGGCTGCCGCGCAGGGATGGGCACcggggtggcaggagcagcgctacag CCCTCAGGTCCCCCTGGATGAGGATTATTTCCTGGAGAGCACCGCGGACCCTGGGGACCAGCCCATCTACGCCAACACTCTGGGCCTCACAGAGGACCTCTACATCATTCCTGAccagtga